Proteins from one Mesotoga infera genomic window:
- a CDS encoding carbohydrate ABC transporter permease, protein MNVPRLNRKVKTAAGMASVYFTLLLIGFVFIYPVIYIISYSFMDTEDLVNPLVRWLPTKLYIGNFSEAASVLDFAATLIKTLIVTVLPSILQTISASIVGYGFSRFRFPGKKIMLAALLATFIIPPQVTMIPQFLMFRDLKLLETIWAFILPATFTQGIRSAIFVLIFYQFFNMLPRSLEEAAKIDGASTFKIFYRIAVPSATPAYIIAFLFSLVWYWNETTLTALYLGEKWATLPLKLQNFAVTFRRLYPADPYSVVGKNLNEAIVMAGTFLTLIPLLMIYFFTQSWFVESIDRTGITGE, encoded by the coding sequence TTGAACGTTCCACGACTGAACAGGAAGGTGAAGACGGCGGCCGGCATGGCCTCGGTCTATTTCACCCTGCTGCTGATCGGCTTCGTCTTCATATATCCGGTGATATACATAATATCCTACAGCTTCATGGACACCGAGGATCTCGTCAACCCGTTGGTGAGATGGCTGCCGACAAAGCTCTACATCGGGAATTTCAGCGAGGCCGCCAGCGTGCTGGATTTCGCGGCCACCCTGATCAAGACGCTCATCGTGACCGTCCTGCCCTCGATCCTCCAGACCATCTCGGCCTCGATCGTCGGGTACGGCTTCTCGCGCTTCCGCTTTCCCGGAAAGAAGATAATGCTCGCGGCGTTACTGGCGACCTTCATAATCCCCCCGCAGGTTACCATGATCCCCCAGTTCCTTATGTTCCGCGATCTTAAACTCCTCGAGACGATCTGGGCCTTCATACTCCCGGCGACCTTCACGCAGGGGATCAGGAGCGCCATATTCGTGCTGATCTTCTACCAGTTTTTCAACATGCTCCCGCGCTCGCTCGAGGAGGCGGCCAAGATAGACGGGGCCTCGACTTTCAAGATCTTCTACCGGATCGCCGTGCCTTCGGCTACCCCGGCGTACATAATAGCCTTTCTCTTCTCGCTCGTCTGGTACTGGAACGAAACGACGCTCACGGCCCTCTACCTCGGAGAGAAATGGGCCACGCTGCCGCTGAAGCTCCAGAATTTCGCCGTCACTTTCAGGAGGCTCTACCCGGCCGATCCCTACTCGGTGGTGGGCAAGAACCTCAACGAAGCGATAGTGATGGCCGGAACCTTCCTGACCCTGATCCCGCTGCTCATGATATATTTCTTCACGCAGAGCTGGTTCGTCGAAAGCATAGACAGAACCGGCATAACCGGGGAGTGA
- a CDS encoding carbohydrate ABC transporter permease: MAFQGTKINPQRFHRSQIKFYAILIPLAVFMSLPIIFIFMNAFKPPNELFAFPPRIFVRNPTWDNFKALFNAVTQSGIPVSRYLFNSLLISLLTVLATILVGTAAGYVLSKKQFRLKKLLFEINTLALMFVPIAVMIPRYIIIARTGLVDNFLVHILPNLAMPVGLFLVKQFIDQIPDSLIEAAKLDGANDWFIYVKIILPLTKPAIATIAILSFQTAWSSVEASNFYINQESLKNFAYYMSTLTSSTSAVAGQGVAAAAGLIMFLPSLVIFIFTQSKVMNTMAHSGIK; encoded by the coding sequence ATGGCCTTTCAGGGTACGAAGATAAACCCGCAGAGGTTTCACAGGAGCCAGATAAAGTTTTACGCGATCCTCATACCCCTGGCCGTCTTCATGTCGCTGCCGATAATCTTCATCTTCATGAACGCCTTCAAGCCGCCGAACGAACTCTTCGCCTTCCCGCCGAGAATCTTCGTGAGGAACCCCACCTGGGACAACTTCAAGGCGCTTTTCAACGCGGTCACCCAGTCGGGCATACCGGTTAGCAGATACCTCTTCAACAGTCTGCTGATCTCTCTCCTCACGGTCCTGGCGACTATCCTGGTGGGAACGGCGGCCGGTTACGTGTTGTCCAAGAAGCAGTTCAGACTCAAGAAACTGCTTTTTGAAATCAACACGCTGGCGCTCATGTTCGTGCCGATCGCCGTAATGATACCGCGCTACATAATAATAGCCAGGACCGGGCTGGTGGACAACTTTCTGGTTCACATACTTCCCAACCTCGCCATGCCCGTCGGCCTCTTCCTGGTGAAGCAGTTCATAGATCAGATACCCGACTCGCTCATAGAGGCGGCGAAACTCGACGGCGCCAACGACTGGTTCATATACGTCAAGATCATACTGCCCCTCACCAAACCCGCGATCGCGACGATCGCCATACTCTCCTTCCAGACGGCCTGGAGCTCCGTGGAGGCCTCCAATTTCTACATAAACCAGGAGAGCCTGAAGAACTTCGCCTATTATATGTCAACGCTAACCAGCTCCACCAGCGCGGTGGCCGGACAGGGAGTAGCGGCGGCGGCCGGTCTCATAATGTTCCTGCCCAGCCTCGTCATCTTCATATTCACCCAGAGCAAGGTGATGAACACCATGGCCCATTCCGGTATAAAGTGA
- a CDS encoding glucoamylase family protein, protein MKNLKNCFTALIIILCVFAAGSQNLEREYEASFLYFWEQTNTLDDSPGYGLVRDRFPGNPSIASIAAVGFGLTAIPIGVEEGWIGYEDGFERASRTLDTFLKLENFHGFFFHFLDFNKGERAWNCEISTIDTAIFLCGALTAGEYFGGDVAKKASALYERVNWNGMIDYRNNYFYMAYYPEKGFQGFWDFYAEQLMLYVLAAGAPNPKYRIDPVVYYSFKRYQGSYKGERFIHSWFGSLFTYQFSHAWIDFRDLTDGRGVNWFENSVRASLASYNYCKDNADRFAGFAIGWGVTACDGPGGYDGLLGTPPSGNNDTAHRVDGTLAPAGALGSIVFLPDRAIEALEAYYELPELVGRYGLKDSFNLDLDWFASDYIGIDKGITLLMISNYRNDLVWNILMESEYIIDGLDRLGFEVERR, encoded by the coding sequence ATGAAAAACCTGAAAAACTGCTTCACCGCCCTTATAATCATACTGTGCGTCTTCGCCGCGGGTTCTCAGAACCTCGAGAGGGAGTACGAAGCTTCTTTCCTTTATTTCTGGGAGCAGACAAACACTCTCGACGATTCTCCCGGCTACGGACTGGTTCGAGACAGGTTTCCCGGTAATCCGTCGATAGCCAGCATCGCGGCCGTGGGTTTCGGGCTGACCGCGATACCGATCGGTGTCGAGGAGGGCTGGATCGGTTACGAGGACGGCTTTGAAAGGGCCTCGAGAACTCTGGACACCTTCCTGAAGCTGGAGAATTTCCACGGCTTCTTCTTTCACTTTCTCGACTTCAATAAAGGCGAGAGGGCCTGGAACTGCGAAATATCGACGATCGACACGGCTATTTTCCTCTGCGGCGCCCTTACGGCCGGTGAGTACTTCGGCGGAGATGTCGCCAAAAAGGCCTCGGCCCTGTACGAAAGGGTCAACTGGAACGGTATGATCGATTACCGCAACAACTACTTCTACATGGCCTACTACCCGGAGAAGGGCTTTCAGGGATTCTGGGACTTCTACGCCGAGCAGCTCATGCTCTATGTCCTGGCGGCCGGAGCCCCCAATCCGAAATACAGGATCGATCCGGTCGTTTACTACTCTTTCAAAAGGTACCAGGGCTCTTACAAAGGCGAGCGGTTCATACACTCCTGGTTCGGCTCGCTCTTCACATACCAGTTCAGCCACGCCTGGATAGATTTCAGAGATCTCACCGACGGAAGAGGCGTCAACTGGTTCGAAAACTCCGTCAGGGCCTCTCTGGCCAGCTATAACTACTGCAAAGACAACGCCGATCGATTCGCCGGCTTCGCTATCGGCTGGGGGGTCACGGCCTGCGACGGGCCGGGCGGATACGACGGACTCCTCGGAACGCCGCCCTCGGGAAACAACGACACCGCCCACAGAGTCGATGGCACGCTCGCCCCGGCCGGCGCGCTGGGATCGATAGTCTTTTTACCGGACAGGGCCATCGAGGCCCTCGAAGCCTATTACGAACTGCCGGAGCTGGTGGGCAGGTACGGCCTGAAGGACTCGTTCAACCTCGACCTCGACTGGTTCGCCTCCGATTATATAGGCATAGACAAGGGGATAACGCTGCTCATGATCTCCAATTACAGAAACGATCTGGTCTGGAATATACTTATGGAGAGCGAATACATAATCGACGGGCTCGACAGGCTTGGTTTCGAGGTGGAGCGAAGGTGA
- a CDS encoding DUF5696 domain-containing protein, whose protein sequence is MRVNRAVVGYAIKIALLVLATVLLGLLLGYKPGQSSGTPPAVFVQRPYTFERPAFEKVLANDNLELYFDRKSAGIKLVDLRNGKTWHSVLEEADRSINNVWQAFFSSGVTLEHIDGRNTVRRLNSARDGETSFVDVSSDHFSVAIAFPDVGAVIEVKYTLGVDFLDISVTGVEEGAIKLTSLYLYPFMGASKGTVPGSFLIPDGIGAELDLSKKTIANSPFVARVYGLDKGFVDIPTTLSLDTVADPERITLPFYAVTTGEAALLGVITGGDLYAEVQAYKSGIVTPFNWITTRFIYRQMYRKLLNKKGEGVSIPQAQRNPVSPALRFYFLDGSNSSPSGIAAKAREDFLLRGLIPSRRLEPVVPLKLEFLVAESEKTTFGRKVHIMTPQSELERILAEVGKYSQRTVVVLRGYTSGGLSTSSPDHLPLERKAIEDISRLSEFYFYVDYLTAHEGSGGVSRARYAQNRSEQIMIEGPRFIIDPRETVSFALEELESFSKLGIEKFALAHLAELAFSTRDSNRTENVEALLETVSLFDGPILYNPNLYMISRASHISDIPVSNSGYLIEDSVVPLLPAVLRESFWLFTGPVNLTSDFRRELLRAVDYGLFPSFYITSESSMKLVETASSDLFSTEYENWREKIEFAYDFVSKALENTLNSRLVERVEVAAGLFRNTYDNGTSITLNYNENPARAGDLEIEPLSYVVEVNR, encoded by the coding sequence ATGCGGGTTAACAGGGCCGTGGTCGGTTACGCGATAAAGATAGCGCTTCTGGTGCTGGCGACTGTCCTTCTGGGACTTCTGCTCGGCTACAAACCCGGCCAATCGTCGGGAACGCCCCCGGCGGTTTTCGTCCAGAGGCCTTACACCTTCGAGAGGCCGGCCTTCGAAAAGGTTCTCGCGAACGACAATCTCGAGCTGTACTTCGACAGAAAATCGGCCGGAATAAAGCTCGTCGATCTGAGGAACGGCAAAACCTGGCATTCGGTTCTGGAGGAGGCCGACAGATCGATCAACAACGTCTGGCAGGCCTTCTTCAGCTCGGGCGTAACGCTCGAACACATAGACGGCAGGAACACCGTCAGACGGCTTAACTCGGCCAGGGACGGCGAAACCAGCTTTGTAGACGTCTCTTCCGATCACTTCAGCGTGGCCATCGCCTTCCCCGATGTCGGGGCCGTCATCGAGGTCAAATATACCCTCGGGGTCGATTTTCTGGATATATCGGTCACGGGTGTCGAAGAGGGCGCGATCAAATTGACCTCCCTCTACCTGTACCCCTTCATGGGCGCATCGAAAGGAACGGTGCCCGGAAGCTTCCTCATCCCCGACGGCATTGGCGCCGAGCTCGACCTCTCGAAAAAGACGATCGCAAATTCGCCCTTCGTCGCGAGGGTGTATGGACTGGACAAAGGCTTCGTCGACATCCCGACGACCTTAAGCCTGGATACTGTGGCCGATCCAGAGAGAATAACCCTGCCCTTCTACGCGGTAACGACGGGCGAGGCTGCCTTACTCGGAGTGATAACGGGCGGCGATCTCTACGCCGAGGTACAGGCCTACAAATCAGGCATAGTCACCCCTTTCAACTGGATAACCACAAGATTCATATACAGGCAGATGTACAGAAAGCTCCTGAACAAAAAGGGCGAGGGCGTCAGCATACCTCAGGCGCAGAGAAATCCCGTATCTCCGGCGTTGAGATTCTACTTCCTCGACGGCTCGAACTCGTCCCCGTCGGGGATAGCCGCAAAAGCGAGGGAGGATTTCCTGCTTAGGGGACTGATCCCCTCGCGGCGGCTCGAGCCGGTCGTCCCGCTGAAGCTGGAGTTCCTGGTAGCGGAAAGCGAAAAAACCACCTTCGGCAGAAAGGTCCATATAATGACTCCGCAGAGTGAGCTGGAGCGAATACTGGCCGAAGTCGGCAAATACTCTCAACGGACGGTAGTCGTTTTGAGGGGCTACACCTCCGGGGGGCTCTCCACCTCCTCGCCCGATCACCTGCCCCTGGAGAGGAAAGCGATAGAGGACATCTCAAGGCTGAGCGAATTCTATTTCTACGTGGACTATCTGACGGCTCATGAAGGATCGGGGGGCGTATCGAGGGCCCGCTACGCGCAGAACAGATCGGAACAGATAATGATCGAAGGTCCGAGATTCATCATCGATCCGCGGGAGACCGTCTCTTTCGCACTCGAAGAACTCGAGAGCTTCTCGAAACTCGGGATCGAAAAATTCGCCCTCGCCCACCTCGCCGAACTGGCCTTCTCTACCAGGGACAGTAACAGAACTGAGAACGTGGAGGCCCTTCTGGAGACGGTCTCGCTCTTCGACGGGCCGATACTGTACAACCCCAACCTTTACATGATCTCCCGGGCCTCACACATATCCGACATCCCCGTCTCGAATTCGGGTTACCTCATAGAAGACAGCGTCGTCCCGCTTCTGCCGGCGGTGTTGAGGGAGTCCTTCTGGCTCTTCACCGGTCCGGTAAACCTCACGTCCGATTTCAGGCGCGAACTGCTCAGGGCCGTCGATTACGGGCTCTTCCCCAGTTTTTACATAACTTCGGAGAGTTCGATGAAACTCGTGGAGACCGCCTCGTCCGACCTCTTCTCCACAGAGTACGAAAACTGGAGGGAGAAGATCGAGTTCGCCTACGACTTCGTATCGAAGGCCCTCGAAAATACCCTCAACTCGCGGCTCGTCGAACGCGTCGAGGTGGCTGCCGGTCTCTTCAGAAACACCTACGACAACGGAACGTCCATAACGCTGAACTACAATGAAAACCCGGCGAGAGCGGGAGATCTCGAGATAGAGCCTCTCTCCTACGTTGTCGAGGTGAACAGATGA
- a CDS encoding glucoamylase family protein — MKFEEILDLEERSSFDFFWKEVSLSDRGYGLIRDNTKDRSVASIASVGFGLSALPAGVERGWITRKSGEERAVKTLKSFLNNVESKEGFFVHFIDMIEGRRAYRSEVSVIDTAIFLMGGLVAAEYFGGETSELFRTIYGRVNFPWYVNGERNCFYMGYNYERGFWGGWDRYAEQIIMYVLGAASPTYPTDPSLYYSFARDRGTYEDLELIHTYTGSLFTYQFSHAWIDFRKIRDRDGIDWFENSVRASLANWKYCSGEEKNYRTLHERSWGLTACDSPDGYRGDFGAPPSAKSNTAHRTDGTVPPCGALGSIVFVPGIVEETVKHYFENVPELWSEYGFLDAYNLDRNWVSDRVIGIDKGITLLMIENYRSGMIWELTMGSQYIKTGLERLGFSRRS; from the coding sequence GTGAAGTTTGAAGAGATACTGGATCTCGAAGAGAGATCGTCGTTCGACTTTTTCTGGAAGGAGGTCTCCCTTTCCGACAGGGGTTACGGCCTGATAAGGGACAACACGAAAGACAGGAGCGTGGCGAGCATCGCCTCGGTGGGCTTCGGCCTCTCGGCCCTGCCGGCCGGTGTCGAAAGGGGCTGGATAACCAGAAAGAGCGGCGAAGAGAGAGCTGTAAAGACACTGAAAAGCTTCCTGAACAACGTTGAATCGAAAGAAGGCTTCTTCGTGCATTTCATAGATATGATCGAAGGCAGGAGGGCCTACAGATCGGAAGTCTCGGTGATCGACACCGCGATCTTTCTCATGGGCGGTCTCGTCGCGGCCGAATATTTCGGCGGAGAGACGTCGGAGCTTTTCCGGACCATATACGGGCGCGTGAACTTCCCCTGGTACGTGAACGGAGAGAGAAACTGCTTCTATATGGGCTACAACTACGAACGCGGCTTCTGGGGAGGGTGGGACCGCTACGCCGAGCAGATAATCATGTACGTGCTGGGCGCCGCCTCTCCGACTTACCCGACGGACCCATCGCTCTACTACTCCTTCGCCAGAGACAGGGGAACCTACGAAGATCTGGAATTGATCCACACATACACAGGCTCGCTCTTCACCTACCAGTTCAGCCACGCCTGGATAGATTTCCGAAAAATACGCGACAGGGACGGCATCGACTGGTTCGAAAACTCCGTAAGGGCCTCTCTGGCCAACTGGAAGTACTGCTCAGGCGAGGAAAAAAACTACAGAACCCTGCACGAAAGATCGTGGGGACTCACCGCCTGCGACTCTCCGGACGGTTACAGGGGGGATTTCGGAGCGCCGCCTTCGGCCAAATCCAACACCGCGCACAGAACCGACGGAACCGTGCCGCCCTGCGGAGCGCTCGGCTCGATCGTCTTCGTCCCCGGGATAGTCGAAGAGACGGTGAAACACTACTTCGAAAACGTGCCGGAACTCTGGAGCGAGTACGGATTTCTGGATGCCTACAACCTCGACAGAAACTGGGTCTCTGACAGGGTCATCGGCATAGACAAGGGAATAACGCTGCTCATGATCGAAAACTACAGAAGCGGAATGATCTGGGAACTGACCATGGGTAGCCAATACATAAAAACCGGCCTCGAAAGACTGGGCTTCTCGCGGCGGTCGTAA
- a CDS encoding NHL repeat-containing protein produces the protein MKRLITLVFLMAAAALCGNVSYNTYTVGIGRFLVKSQEAFEPTEVLYGEFLSPEDLFVRDGKLYVADSGNSRIAVLDGKEVSYLAEWEVLNPQGIYVDESGTIYIADSWARKVYKYDGRGVQTGVLTRPDSPLYGKSNDFIPLKVAADRRGNVYVLSQGVTNGLVVFNRDGKFVSFFGANEPDVTLRMILQRLLFTQTQKEQLLRIKPPSPGNLVVDDSGLVWTVTTGLTDKAIKRFNVAGTNIYGELDFSSSDFIDLDIDAFGNVYALSSNGLIFIYDSYGNLLFLFGGQSYYENRRGLLRSPVAIDVAEDGRIYVLDKEDGTITVFSPTAFGSLVLKGVSYYNQGMYLEGEAIWREIQKLNSGFLLTYKVLGNIEFKRDNYGQAFDYFSLAQDMRGYSEAFWHLRNDWLQKVVGLLFVALVALAVFDLVRSVLKRQGKIKPRARAGGEMKFRLLRELKASLKFLKNPFDAVYEMKRNGAVSFSTATLLYIWMYVQNVLILYLASPLFVGFRARNIDFLALFYDTYRLLFLWIVGNFLVSEISEGEGTFKHIYIGTIEAFLPILLFSLPLALVTNLLTLNEAFIYTFSMQALNVWSLVMLLIVISQVHNFTFGETVKNVLLTLFAMLLLALLIFLVLILLREEIDFFVSIVQELIFHAG, from the coding sequence ATGAAGAGGCTGATCACTCTCGTCTTCCTTATGGCCGCGGCGGCGCTCTGCGGAAATGTCTCCTATAACACGTACACCGTCGGGATCGGCCGGTTCCTGGTTAAATCTCAGGAGGCCTTCGAGCCGACCGAAGTGCTGTACGGGGAGTTCCTCTCTCCGGAGGACCTCTTCGTCAGGGACGGTAAGCTGTACGTGGCCGATTCCGGCAACTCCCGGATAGCCGTGCTGGACGGCAAAGAAGTTAGCTACCTGGCCGAATGGGAGGTGCTGAACCCGCAGGGGATCTACGTGGATGAGTCCGGGACGATCTACATCGCAGACTCCTGGGCCAGAAAGGTTTACAAATACGACGGACGGGGAGTACAAACCGGCGTGCTGACCAGACCCGACTCGCCGCTTTACGGCAAGAGCAACGACTTCATCCCGCTGAAGGTGGCGGCGGACAGGCGCGGGAACGTCTATGTTCTCAGCCAGGGAGTCACGAACGGACTGGTCGTTTTCAACAGGGACGGAAAGTTCGTCAGTTTCTTCGGGGCGAACGAACCCGACGTAACGCTGAGGATGATCCTCCAGAGGTTACTCTTCACACAGACTCAAAAAGAGCAGCTTCTTCGCATAAAGCCGCCCTCGCCGGGCAATCTGGTGGTGGACGACTCCGGCCTTGTCTGGACGGTTACCACCGGCCTCACGGACAAAGCAATAAAGAGGTTCAACGTAGCCGGCACGAACATATACGGCGAGCTAGACTTCTCCAGCTCCGATTTCATCGATCTAGACATAGACGCGTTCGGGAACGTGTACGCCCTGAGCTCGAACGGCCTGATCTTCATCTACGACTCGTACGGGAATCTACTCTTTCTTTTCGGCGGCCAGAGCTACTACGAAAACAGGAGGGGACTGCTCAGGTCTCCCGTGGCGATCGACGTGGCCGAGGACGGCAGGATATACGTTCTAGACAAAGAGGACGGAACGATCACTGTTTTCTCGCCCACGGCCTTCGGCAGCCTGGTGCTGAAAGGTGTAAGTTATTACAACCAGGGGATGTATCTGGAGGGAGAGGCTATCTGGCGGGAAATACAGAAGCTGAACAGCGGTTTTCTCCTGACTTACAAAGTACTGGGCAACATAGAGTTCAAGAGGGACAACTACGGGCAGGCCTTCGACTATTTCTCGCTGGCGCAGGATATGCGGGGCTATTCGGAGGCCTTCTGGCATCTCAGGAACGACTGGCTCCAGAAGGTCGTCGGCCTTCTCTTCGTGGCGCTGGTGGCGCTGGCCGTTTTCGATCTCGTCCGTTCGGTCCTCAAGCGACAGGGGAAGATAAAGCCGCGCGCCAGGGCAGGCGGAGAGATGAAGTTCAGACTGTTGAGGGAGTTGAAGGCTTCACTGAAATTCCTGAAGAACCCCTTCGACGCCGTTTACGAGATGAAGAGAAACGGGGCGGTCTCCTTCTCTACCGCGACGTTGCTTTACATATGGATGTACGTTCAGAACGTATTGATCCTCTATCTGGCATCGCCACTCTTTGTGGGTTTCAGGGCACGCAACATCGATTTTCTGGCGCTCTTCTACGACACTTACAGGCTGCTCTTTCTCTGGATAGTTGGAAACTTTCTGGTGAGCGAGATCTCCGAGGGCGAGGGAACTTTCAAACACATATACATAGGCACGATCGAAGCCTTCCTGCCTATCCTGCTCTTCTCCCTGCCTCTGGCGCTCGTGACCAACCTGTTGACGCTCAACGAGGCCTTCATATACACCTTTTCGATGCAGGCCCTGAACGTCTGGTCGCTCGTTATGCTCCTGATCGTGATTTCCCAGGTTCACAACTTCACCTTCGGCGAGACGGTGAAAAACGTTCTGCTGACGCTCTTCGCGATGCTTCTTCTCGCGCTGCTTATCTTCCTCGTGCTCATACTTCTGCGCGAGGAGATCGATTTCTTCGTCTCGATCGTCCAGGAGCTGATCTTCCATGCGGGTTAA
- a CDS encoding carbohydrate ABC transporter permease gives MRMKIRTREALQGLAFISPWLIGFLIFTLVPLVRTFWLSLNEVRVTAGGIRTFFVELKNYKDAFLTDVTFSGMLIDYALQMAVYIPVIISFSMAVALLLNLKIRGQGLFRTIFFLPVIISSGPVLAELADKGAMTFEGLTKLDFLVNLQTTLPPSIARLLAFAVGSFIVILWFSGVQILIYLASLQKIDRSMYEAARIDGASGWQILWKLTIPSLIPITFINIVYTIVTVSTFSTNAVIQKIQTDMYRPERGLGYASALSWIYFLVMLAIIGLFVLINVIYRKKGGERS, from the coding sequence ATGAGAATGAAAATAAGGACCAGAGAGGCGCTCCAGGGGTTGGCCTTCATATCGCCCTGGCTCATAGGTTTTCTGATCTTCACGCTCGTACCGCTGGTGAGGACTTTCTGGCTGAGCCTCAACGAAGTCAGGGTTACGGCCGGCGGGATCCGCACCTTCTTCGTGGAACTCAAAAATTACAAGGACGCCTTCCTGACCGATGTGACGTTTTCGGGAATGTTGATCGACTACGCCCTTCAGATGGCCGTCTATATACCGGTCATCATCTCCTTCTCCATGGCCGTGGCGCTTCTGCTGAATCTGAAAATCAGGGGACAGGGCCTCTTCAGGACGATCTTCTTCCTCCCCGTGATTATCTCCAGCGGTCCGGTCCTGGCCGAACTGGCCGACAAAGGCGCGATGACCTTCGAGGGACTCACGAAACTCGATTTTCTCGTAAACCTCCAGACTACCCTGCCGCCGTCGATCGCCAGACTGCTGGCCTTCGCCGTAGGCTCTTTCATCGTGATCCTCTGGTTCTCGGGCGTGCAGATCCTCATCTACCTGGCCTCGCTCCAGAAGATCGACAGGTCCATGTACGAAGCGGCCAGGATCGACGGTGCATCGGGCTGGCAGATCCTCTGGAAGCTGACGATCCCCTCTCTCATCCCTATAACATTCATAAACATCGTATATACGATAGTGACAGTCTCCACCTTCTCCACGAACGCCGTGATCCAGAAGATACAGACGGACATGTACAGACCTGAAAGGGGGCTGGGTTACGCCTCGGCCCTTTCGTGGATCTACTTTCTGGTTATGCTCGCGATCATCGGGTTATTTGTTCTGATCAACGTGATATACAGAAAGAAAGGGGGCGAGAGGTCTTGA